The window cctgcttgtgcgcgtgctcatgctgtcaaataaatgaaatcgtgaaaaaaaaaaagtttatacattaggttatttttttttttttttaaacagattttaaaatttcagataggagagtgcctgggtagctcggttggttaagcgtctgccttcagctcaggtcatgatcctggagtctagggatcgagtcccgtgttgggctccttgcttggtgggaagcctgctccttcctctgcccatcACCTCGCTtgtgctttcactctctctcagataaataaataaagtctttaaaataaaatttcagacgGAATTTCTAATGATGAGCTCTTTAAATTCTGGAATATTTGAACATGGTATATTTGAATATGCTATGTTATTCCTTTCTTGGAAcattgggctttgtttgtttatattttatttagtttctgtTCTTCTGTCTGTACGTGAGTCTCCTAGGAGTTTTTGCAGACAGTGGTTTCTTTGGTTGTGCTGGGCTCGGAGCTTAGGCCCTGGAACGCGGTACCTAACCGGAATTATCTATCCCACAGCCGCTGGTGGAGGTGGGGACTCTTCAGGTCAACGTAAACATTACAAGGTCAGGACACCAGGCCGGCTCCGTAGGAAGAGCGTGCGcctcctgatctcagagtcgtgagttcaagctccgtgTCCGGTGTAGAGGTTACTAAGAAAACGataataaacttttaaacaacaacaacattaagAGGACGTAGGCTTTGTTGTCCACCCCATTTGGTGTTTTCAGAATGCGATTTGAACATaccatacttttctttttttatcccgTGGGACGGTGGCGTGGCAAGCCTTCTGCCTCCCCTTTTCCTTAGGAGCACTGTGGGGCTCCCCAGCGTGGGCGTCCGTGTTCTGGCATCTGCACGGCCCCGTGGACTTCACTGTAGGGAGTCCTACAGGGGACACCTCAGGGGTGGCCCTCTGCTCCCCGCTTTCCCAGGCCCTGGCCCTGGGGAGCCTGCACATTCCTGCCCCGCCCAGGGCCGCGTCTGTGCCCTGCCTGGCTGGCAGGCCCTCCGTGCACACCGTCCCAGCTCCGGCCTTCAGGAAGTAGCCTGCTGCGGCTTCGCTGTGGGCTGGGCCCACGGACTCCCATTCTCGCCTCAGCTCCCGGATTGCACTTGTCCAGTCCGTCAAGTCTCCATCCGCTCCGTTGTGCCGGTTGGACGACCCGTGCTGGGAGGTCTGGGGACCAAGTGGCCGTGCCTCGGGGGCCCGGTTCTGCTTCCTCACTGCGCCTGTCAGTCGATGCAGGATAGGGCCTGCATGGGGAGTGGGGCGCGCTCCGGAAACCTTGACCTGCTGGCAGATCGTCCCTGGGGCTTTGCCGGAGGCCCAGCCCCCAGTTGGTTCTGGTTCTCTGCTGGTCCGACGCCTCTTCCCCTGCTGGCCTTGGGGGTGAGGCCCAGACTGAGGCAGTGGCCAGCGTTGGCTCGTGCGCCTGTGCTTTAATGGGCCCATTCACTGCTCTtttcccccacttcccatttcAGGGCTTGGTTATGATCCGTACAACCCCGAGCTGCCCAAGCCCCCTGTGCAGAGGGAGAATGGAGCCCTGGTCAGAGGGGATGAGCCCCGCTCGGACAtcctggagctggagctggtCAATCAGGCCATTGAGGCCGTGCGCTCGGAGGTGGAGCTCGAGCAGCGGCGGTACCAGGAGCTCCTGGAGACGGCCCGAGAGCACAGCTCCGCCGAGGCCCCCGCCGTGGCGCCCCGAGGCCCTGCCGCTTGCCCTGCCGCTGGCCTGGACGAGGACGCCTTTCCACTGTCCTTTGATTACAACCCTGGTGGCCGCCCTGGCCTCTTAAGCCCTGATGCCAGCTACCAGCCCACTCCTCTGGCCGCCGCCGCCGAGGCAGGCAGCAAGTACTCGCTGGCCTCTCTGGATCGGGCGCAGGGCCATGGCGGAGGGGGTGGCAGCACCCTGGAGTACGTCCCCAAGGCTGTGAGCCAGCCCCAGCGATACGGCCGCCCCGTCCCCAGCAGCAAGTACGTGTTGGACGACTCCAAGCCATCCACGGACCTGGAGTACGACCCACTGTCCAACTTCTCCGCCCGGCTGCTCAGCAGGGCCAGTTCCAAGGACGACAGGGCCCCCAAGAGGCCCAGGGGCTCCCGGGGTAGTGAACCCTACACGCCCGCCCTCAAGAAGCCCTGCGACCCCTTTGCTGGCTGCGACGCCAGGTTCTCAGACTCGGATGATGATGCCGCCGCAGCTCTGCCTGACGTGCCCATCACCACCAGCCCCCCGAGGTCCCAGGCGGGCCCCGAGAGCAAGGCCCCCGGGCAGCCAGGCTCCAGGGAGAGCCAGGACGCTGAGGAGGGCGGCCTGCGGGAGACCAAGGAGATGGCAGTGCAGTATGACGTGGAGGACCTCGGGCAGTCCCCCAAGGGTCCCGGGGGGACACCCGTGGCCAAGCCCAGCTCCCCGGCCAGGGCCTCCCGGGAGCCCGGCGGCTCCAAGCAGGGAAGacccaagaagaagaaaagtgggGCACTGCCTGCCCCTGGCCACAAGGACGGCGTCCGGAAGAAGGACAGGGGCAAAGACGGAGAGCGTGGGAGGCCAGCCGGGAAGCCCTGTGCAGACAGGAGGGGCCCACAGGCTGGCAGCCCCCGGCATAGGGCCGAGCAGCCCGAAGGGACCAAGAAAAAGCCATCTTCGGCCACCCTGGTGGCCAGCTCAGGGAAAAGCCGGCCCGACCGCGGGGGTGTCCACCAGCTGCCAAACAGGCCCGGCGGGAAGACCGTGTCGGGGAAGCTGGCCGAGCGGAAGGCCCGCTCGCTGGACGAGGGTGCCTCCCGGGACCCCCCCAAGCTGCAGAAGCGGGCCCTGAGCCACGCAGACCTCTTCGGGGACGAGAGCGAGGATGAAGGCCCGGGGCCCGcggcgccccccgccgccccgccccaccTCAGCTCCACCTCGGACTCCGACTCCGACTCGGACTCGGACAGCAGCCTGGGCTATTCAGCGGCTCAGGGGCCGCGCAAGCGCCTCAAGgcccccccgcccgcccggcccgcccccgcctccccctcctcatgctcctcttcctcctcgtcATCCTCCTCTGGGGTGGGCGGGAGCGTGGACTACGCTGCTCTGGAGAAGGAGGTCGACTTTGACTCCGACCCCATGGAGGAGTGTCTGCGCATCTTCAACGAGTCCACCAGTGTCAAGACGGAGGACAGGGGCCGGCTGGCCCGGCAGGTGAGCCGCCTCCACAGGGCCTGTGGCTGCAGTGGGGGCGCTCCCGTCCTTCCTCGGTCAGGAGCCCTTGGGGACTGCCTGcggacccccccgccccccagcttgCCTTGTCCACAAAGAGGAGGCTTGAGGCCCACCCGGCAGACTCCCGGGGCGGTGTTCTGAGATCCACAGAGACCAGGCAGAGTTGTGCAGTGCAttgcccacctctccctcctccccctgtcccctccctctctcctccgtCCCCCCCAAACCCGGGCTAGCCCCAGCCTTTCTGGGTCGGCCGGCCAGTGTCCTCAAGTCGGCCACCAGAGGGAGCTTGCTTTTCCACAAAGCTCAGAAAACTGCGGCTTCTGGGAGGGTCGCAGGGTCCCTCCCGGGCAGCCCTGTCCTTCACTGCCCTGCTCTGTTCACAGACCTTCCAGGGGGTGCGGGTCAGATTTCTCCACCTGGTTCCTGTGTTTCTGAGCTGCCCCGCGTGAGCGGGCGAGGGAGGGGACCAGGAGGCAGTGGTCTGGGTGGGAGGCCACTTTGGCTCAGGCCCGTGTCGCACTTGGGGCCGGGGTGTGTCTGCAGGAGATGTGCTGGggggcctgtttcctcacctgtgagtGGGCGGGGGTTGGAGGTGAGGGCCCCACATCGTGTCTCAAGACCTGGGAGCCCCTCCCTCGAGTGCGTCACTGCCTTCCCACCTCACCCCGTCTCAGGTCTGGGAGCCCGCTGCATTGGTGTGGGAGGTGAGGCCCGAGAGGGAGCCTCGCTGAGGGACGGATGTGTGTTTCAGCCCCCCAAGGAAGAGAAAATCGAAGACAAGGGGCATTCGGGTTTGACCACTCTGTTCCCTGGGCAGAAGAGGAGAATTTCTCATCTCTCCAAGCAAGGCAAGGAGGTAAGAGTCTGCTTCTGGGTCCTGGGTAGAAGCTGGTAGGAGAGAGGCCCCTGTCTGCGAAACCGGATCCCCGTGTTCCCCGGCCGACGAGCTCCTGTGTCCTGGCACAGAAGTGCCTGGAGCCCGCCTCCGGTCTTCAGGCTGCGCTCCGTACTGGGGGAGTCGGCCACAGCGCAGGAAGGGCGACGTGAGGGGCGGCTCCAGAGCGGCCGTCCTCCAGCAGGGTCACACAGCACGGTTTGGCGCTGGCTGGGAGATGTGCCGTGTGATCCCAGAGAGGTGGCCCAACCTTTCTGAGCTGGTATCCACCGTGAAGACAGGGAAAGTGGTTGGTGGCTGAGGCAGCTAGCATAGGAGactggggcagaggctggggctcCCGGCCAAGCACCTGGGAGCTCTGGTTGATTCAGTCGCTGGAGCCCTCCCCTGGTGAAGCTGGAGGCTAGAGAGAATTGAAACAAGCGGGATTGGATTGGTGTGCTAATCCAATCAGGGGGCCCAGGGATTCCCACCCACGTAGTGGGTGTGCCTCTTATCAGGGCCAAAGGCACGGCCTGGGCCTTCTGAAGGCAGAAGCCGAGAGAGCAGGGCCACGGAGGTGCTCCACTCCGGGACGGCGAGGCAACATGAGCTTGAGGCCCAACATGTTGAGCTCCTTGGTTCCCGCCTGGGTATCCAAGAGCTCAGAAGGCCCCAGGGCAGCTGGACATGCCCAGGCCCTGGAGCCCCGGCCTTCCTGCCCATGGCTGTACTGTCAGTTTTTTGCCCCACGTGGCCTGCTCTGGGTGTCCCCAACCTACAGCCACACCCTGGAATTTGTCATCACCCAGGCAGAGCCTGTGAGGAGAGGCCCAGCTCCCCCGGCCCGGCCTCCCACCGCCCAGGAGGTATGCTATCGGCGGGCCCAGCAGGCCCAGAGGGACTCTGCTACCTGGCTCCAGGCTACCCAGCAGCCGGCTGAGAAGCCCTCTTCCATCCATATCTCAGCCCCTGGCGAGAAGAGGAGGATCGCCCATGTTCCCAACCCCCGTCTGGCTGCCGGTAAGTCCCAGGGCACAGGGGTTGGGCGTGATAGGAGGGGCCCAAGGCCAGGCTCCACTTCTGCCAGCGATGGTGGCCTTGGACAGGGCCCAGCCGGGGCCTCAGCATGCTTGTCTGTGAGATGGGGATCAGGGTCTCTCCGACCGGTAGCAGGCGGGCCTGGTGCAGTGCCCAGCGGCTCTGGGCCTTTCCTGGCTTTGGTGCTGGGCTGCTGGCTGTGGAGAGTCGGAGGGGTGTCTTCTCCTATCCCTTGTCTATCAGACCCAGAGCCTCCCTCTGAGGCCCTGACCCAGAGGTCTCCCTGtgactctccctctgtccctgcccctggtCTTTGTGTCCTTGCCTCCCCCGGGCTCCTGGGGTATTGGAGGCGGGTGGCCCGGTGGGGGCCGGTCTGAGCGTGGGCACCGGGCCCTAGACAGCGATGCCAGAACAGGGAGCTGGCTGCAGGgttgtgtgtggggtggggcacctggctccTGTCCAGGTGTGGCTGGAGGCACTCAGCTGACCTGGGGGGCTCAGGGCAGTcttgccccctcctcctgctctgagGGGCACGCTCCACACTGCGGAAGCCTGGTCACGCCTCCGAGGTCCGACAGGTGGGACATTCGGTGGGTGTCTCTGGGTCAGCGGTGTCTGGAGCAGAGGAAATGGGAGGGGGGCTCAGGAGGGCTTGTTCAGATGCAGTCAGCCTCTCTGGGGGAGGCCCCTGCCGTCTGACCAGCTCCCAGGGGACTCCCTTGCTGCTATTCCAATACCCCCTTGATTAACTGGGGCCTGAGGGGCGGCCCCATGAGGTAGTCCTACAAATGCAGGCGCCCGTAGCCACCGCTGCTTTTCCCTGGTGCCGGAAACCTTCTTCAGCATAAGCTGTTGCATTCTGATCCTTCCCCGCCCCGGAACCCCCCGGTTAGAACCCGATGGCGAGGGGTGTTGGCTGAGGTTCTTGAGCAGCGGGAAGGGCAAGGACCCTGAACCGCATGGGGCCCGGGACGTGGCTCTCTCACAAACCCACAGCTTCTGCCCGCAGCCGAGTCGCACGGGTCGGTCCTGGCACACGGCCCTCGCCATACACGCTGGGGGTGGCGTCAGCCCGCGGGGAGTCCGGCATTTGTAGGCACTGGGGCCACCTCCCTGAGCGGCCGTGGGACCCACCTGAGGTCTCAGGAGTCCCGTCCGATGCTCCGGGGGCTGGGTTTCCTTTCCACGTGTGCCCAGGTGCTGCCTGAGAAGTCTGTCTAAACGAACCTAAGAGCTGTCTTTCCATCCCTGAAAAGCGCACGTTTTCTGCCCCGTCAGCAGAGGCTGACCCTGGTGTCCGATGGGCCACAGCCGGCTCGTGGTGCCAGCGTCCTTCCCAGGAGGCCGGGGACCCGGGCCCTCTGCTCTCCGTATCTGCTCCCGTTCATTTGTCACGGCCGGGCCCGAGAGCAGGGCTGGTCTGAGGCCCCGTGCACGCGTGCACCCAGCCCGCCTCCCCTAGCCCCCGCCGCCTGCCTGGAGCCCTCGGAAACGGCCCCACAGGCGGGTGCCCTCCtccctgggggatgggggggaggcaggagacTGTTTGGTTTGTGACCTCAtcaaagggagaggcagaacaCAGGCCACGGCGGGCAGGCCGGCTGGTCACAATGACCGGGCCGGGGACATCCTATATTCTCTGGTCCTCAGCCCAGGAGCCAGGGCCTTTCCTCCCTCATACGTCAATGCCTCGGAGTTGGGGGTCGGAACATGTGGCAAAGGCTCCCCACGTGCCCTGCCACTCGCCGGACCACCCCGGCGGCGACGTTGCCTGAGCCGGCCTCCAAAGCCCCATTTGTGTTTCCCCCTTCTCGATGGACTTGCCCGAAAGCAGATAGAACCTAATGCCATTCCGCAGCCCGTGTCCCACAGCCCGGCCCTTCCCCCTGTGCTCCGAGATGCACGTCCTGCTGGCGCTGAATGACCGCGGCTGCTTGGTGCTCTGCAGCTCGGTGATGGGCGTGCTCTGCTCCCGCACTCACGGACCCTGTGCCCCGCCAGCCCCCACAGGTACCAAGAGGGCCCTCGCCGCCAGCAGCAGCCAGCCTCCCAGTGGCCCCGAGCCGGGCAGCCAGCCCCTGAAGGCGCGTACGTTGTCGGGCATGGCGTCCAAGaccaccaccaccgtcacccCCAAGCGCGTTGCCCACAGCCCATCCTTACAGGTGAGTGTCCTGCTCCCCGCGGGAGCCTCCCCTGCCCACTCCCTCAGCTCCCCCATCGCTCGGGGCAGCTGCGGTTCAGAGACACTGAGCGGGGGGCACAggtgcttcctcctccccacctgccctcagtttctcctctgtcCACACTGCTGGGGTGGTCTGTTGGTGCTGATGAGCCAGCGGCCACCCTCCTGGTCACCGGAGCCCAGAGTTCCCAGCAGGGTCCACTGCGTGTGTGATGCCCCGTGGGTTTGAGAAATGGCGTCAGAGGCCCAGGCTGGGACATGCCACCTCCAACGGGTCTGTCTTCCCTAGAGTTTAAAGAAGCCCGTTATCCCCAAAGAGTTTGGGGGCAAAGTCCCCACGGTCATCCGTCAGCGGTATCTGAACCTGTTCATGGAGGAGTGTCTCAAGTTCTGCTCTTCAAACCAGGAAGCCGTAGAGCAGGTGTGTGACCCTGGCAGGCGGCCGCTGACCGCAGGCTGGCCGGGTCCTAGGCTGAGGGGCTGCTCCCGGGCCCcaagcccaggaccccaggcctGAACAGCACGTCTGTCCCCAGGCACTGAACGAGGAGAAGGTGGCCTACGACCGCAGCCCCAGCAAGAACATCTACTTGAATGTCGCCGTGAACACCCTCAAGAAGCTGCGGGGCCTGGTCCCCAGCTCCGCGCCCGGTCTCAACAGTAAAttgggcggggggagagggggtggccGGGGAGTTCACGTCTGGAAGAGTCAGCTTTGTGCCTTGAGCGCAGGACCCCAGGCTCCCCAGGCGAGGGAGCGGGAGCGTGGGGCCCCGGCCGGCTGGCTCTTTGCCGCTCGGAGCGTGGGGACTGTCGGACAGAAGGCCGCGGGAAACGCTTGGTGGGGCTGGCGGCCGGTCGGCAGGCTTCTGCGGACGATGATGCCGGCCCCACGGCCTCACCAGCGCCTCCTCTCGCTAGTAACCACCCTCCTTGGCTAGCTGGCGCTCTCGAGCCGAGGGGCCCCGCTCATGGGACGGCCTCGTCAGAGGCGCAGCTCCCGGGGCCTGCTCCGCACGCTCAGCTCCGGGAGGACGTTTCTTTCCTGCCTCCGAATGCACATTGATCCGTCAGTGCGCACACCGCCCCACTCTCCTGCTCCCGCCTCCGCCCCCACAGCTCCTGCGGGCAGCGTCCACGGAGCCCCCGGAGGCCCTTAGGTCGTCCCCGTCCCTTAGGACCACCACCCGCAGCTGCTTCCAGAGGAGTtaaggtgggggcagggtggctgCCCCCAGGTCACAGGCGGTCAGGCCTCTCCTGACTGGGTGCTGAGGAGCCGGCCAGGGGACAGGCCACCACGGAGGGCAGGGGTGCACCCGGGAGTCTGAGCGTACTGtaccctccccccacttccagaAACCGGCGGCCGGAGGGTCGTGTCCCATGAGATGGTGCTGGGGGGCAAGTTGGCCACCAAGACCAGCTTCTCGCTCAGCCGCCCGAGCAGCCCCCGGGTGGAGGATCTGAAAGGTGAGCCCGGTCCCTCCAGCGGTCCGGCCGGGCCACTCGGGGGCTCAGCGGTGGCTCCTGTGGCAGCattcccgccccgcccccgccaggcCTGCTCGCCTGCCCGGCCCTCCCCGGCCTTGCTGTGGGATGACCGCCTGTCCCGGTTGTCCCCAGGGGTCGCCCTGTATGGCCGCCTCAAGGAGTATCTGCTCACCGAGGACCAGCTCAAAGAGAATGGCTACCCCTTCCCGCACCCCGAGCGGCCAGGGGGCGCCGTCATCTTCACGGCTGAGGAGAAGAAGCCCAAGGACGGTGAGTGGGCTCGAGCACCCATGCTTGGGGGGCGGCTCGCGGAGGGCCTCTGGGTAGAGGGGGCGCGAAGGTGAGCAAGGGACAGACGCAGGGGGCTCGGGGCCTGATGCCTCGGCCGTGCGGCTGCCTCACAGCGTCCTGCAGAATCTGCTGCCGCTGTGGTGCCGAGTACCTCGTGTCCCCGTCGGGCCGCTGTGTGCGGGAGGAGGAGTGCTACTACCACTGGGGGCGGCTCCGCCGGAACCGAGGTGAGCCCCCCGCGCCCCCAAGGAAGGAGGCTGGAAGTGCCCGCCTCACGGGGCCCGCCCTCCTCTGCTGGGAAGCCTCTGCCCGGGCCGTCGGGTGCCAGCGTCGTGCGTGGGAGGCGTGGGGCGGGCCGCCTGGGGGCCCCCGGCCCTGACCGCCACCTCCCTTCcagtggctgggggctgggagactCAGTACACGTGCTGCTCGGCCGCCATCGGCTCCACCGGCTGCCAGGTCGCCAAGGTAGGTCCCCCGGGCGCTGCTCGGCGCTTCCCCGCCTGGCCGGAGAGGAGCGCGGCTGGGCCGGAGCCCTGACCCCCTTCCCTGTCCTGTCATCCGTGTGCCTCTGGCAGTGGCCTTGGAAAGGGGGGCATCCCCTGGCCCCCGCCCGGCCCGAGCCCACGCCGGGCCCACCGGCCTTCCCGTCTCACTTGCAGCAACACGTGCAGGACGGCCGGAAGGAGAACCTCGAAGGCTTCGTGAAGACTTTCGATAAAGAACTTTCGGAAGATGCTCACCCAGGGGTCTTCGCCCTCGACTGTGAAATGGTGAGTTGCGTGCCGCGCGTGCTCGTGGCGGCCGGGCACCCGCACCCGCAGCTTGGAGCCGGCGTGGGTCTCAGGATAGAGCAGGTGAGGGGAAGAGCCGCGGGCAGCGGCGGGTGCCGGCCTCGCTCTGGCTCGGGCTGTGAGAGCGGGCTTTCCCCCCCGCCAAGCAGAAGCTCTGGCTTCGGCGCTCGGCTCGCCCCAGGCGCGCTGACGACACGGCTGCGTTTACTCGGGACTGGCGTACGCACCAGGGGGCTGCTGGGGCTTAGTGAGGGCACCCCGGGTTCACGCCTGCTCCGGCTCCCAGAGGAGCCCCCGGGAGCTCCCCCAGAGCTCGGGGTGGGGCGGGCGCGTTGTCACATGAGCCCTCCCGGCCGCGCAGTCCTACACCACGTACGGCCTGGAGCTGACGCGCGTCACGGTGGTGGACACGGACATGCAGGTGGTTTACGACACCTTCGTCAAGCCAGACAACGAGATCGTTGACTACAACACCAGGTGCGGCCCCgaccccccactccccgcccggCTCCGGGCTCGGGAACCCCAGATCCCACTCTAGCTACCCTCAGGCCCCAACTCTGCCCACCGCAGGTTTTCAGGGGTGACCGAGGCTGACCTCGCCGACACGAGCATCTCGCTCCGGGACGTCCAGGCCGTCCTGCTGAGCATGTTCAGTGCCGACACCGTCCTCATCGGACACAGCCTGGAGAGCGACCTGCTGGCCTTGAAGGTACCGCCCGCCCCGGGCTCCGCTTGCCGGGGGTCCTGGGAGGGTGGCCGGGGCTGTCCTGGGCCCGGGGCCctcagcagggtggggggaggggcaggagttGGGTGGTCCGACCCCGGGCACCTTCCTACCCTGGCTCCCTGGGGCCTTGGCCCCTGCGGTCTCTGCCCAGCCGCCCGCCCGCAGGTCATCCACAGCACCGTGGTGGACACGTCCGTGCTCTTCCCGCACCGCCTGGGCCTCCCCTACAAGCGCTCCCTGCGGAACCTCATGGCTGACTACCTCAGACAGATCATCCAGGACAACGGTGAGCCGGCGGGCGGTgggcggcggggccgggcctGGGGGGCGCGCCCACCCTCACGCACCCCCTCCCGCTGTGCAGTGGACGGGCACAGCTCCAGCGAGGACGCCAGCGCCTGCATGCACCTGGTGATCTGGAAGATCCGAGAAGACGCCAAGACCAAGCGGTGACCGCTGCCGCCTGCCCGCCTTCCCCGCAGCCCCGGCCCGGCCTCTACCCCAGGCCTCTTCCAAAACAGTGCAATAAATCTCGAGAGCTAACCCTGTCCACGtcgccaagacatggaaacagagAGAGCGGGACGAGCCGGCGGCACGAGAGCCCCACGCCGAGACCACCTggagccctgccccccacccggCCCCTTGCGCCGCCCCCGCCTTCTGTCCTCTGGAGACCGCTGCTGACTCCCGGAGGAGGCCGGGACAGACCCCCCCTGGCCCCCCCGTGGGCCCCGCTGCGTCCCTGGCAGCCagacctcctgcccctcctcctgccggGCAGGCTTTTCGTGGGTGTGTTTGAGacaggggtttttttttattttgtattgttatttttattatttgtaatttaaaCTTGACGACTCGCACAGTTGTCTTTTCCCCGCCTGGAGAAGCAAGACCCTGGTGCTGCCTTCcctgttgggggcgggggagggggagaagttgGGGGGCCGGGAGCCGACAAGCTGTCCCCTTGGCAGCCACCAGGACCGAGAGTCCAGCCTGGCCTGGGCCAGACGGGTGGGAACTGGCCTCCCCGAACCCACCTGGACTCCGTGACCTCTGGGAACCAAGCCAGCCCCCCTGTCACCCCCCAGGGCCTCGCCTTCCGGACCCCTCCAGGGCCCATCAGCCTCTGGACCCTGTCTTCCTGCCAgagccccaccctccccaggggCTGTGTGTAAAGGCCTGCAGCCTCCCCAGGGCCCtgagcccctctcccccaacccgaGGCAGGGACGGAATAAATGTTTGTATGGATTTTAGCTTGCGTGGCGTCTGGTGGTGTTCTTGGTGCCAGGTGAGCCCCGCGGT of the Halichoerus grypus chromosome 1, mHalGry1.hap1.1, whole genome shotgun sequence genome contains:
- the REXO1 gene encoding RNA exonuclease 1 homolog isoform X1 encodes the protein MLRSTGFFRAIDCPYWAGAPGGPCRRPYCHFRHRGARGPGALGGGGAAPPAAGLGYDPYNPELPKPPVQRENGALVRGDEPRSDILELELVNQAIEAVRSEVELEQRRYQELLETAREHSSAEAPAVAPRGPAACPAAGLDEDAFPLSFDYNPGGRPGLLSPDASYQPTPLAAAAEAGSKYSLASLDRAQGHGGGGGSTLEYVPKAVSQPQRYGRPVPSSKYVLDDSKPSTDLEYDPLSNFSARLLSRASSKDDRAPKRPRGSRGSEPYTPALKKPCDPFAGCDARFSDSDDDAAAALPDVPITTSPPRSQAGPESKAPGQPGSRESQDAEEGGLRETKEMAVQYDVEDLGQSPKGPGGTPVAKPSSPARASREPGGSKQGRPKKKKSGALPAPGHKDGVRKKDRGKDGERGRPAGKPCADRRGPQAGSPRHRAEQPEGTKKKPSSATLVASSGKSRPDRGGVHQLPNRPGGKTVSGKLAERKARSLDEGASRDPPKLQKRALSHADLFGDESEDEGPGPAAPPAAPPHLSSTSDSDSDSDSDSSLGYSAAQGPRKRLKAPPPARPAPASPSSCSSSSSSSSSGVGGSVDYAALEKEVDFDSDPMEECLRIFNESTSVKTEDRGRLARQPPKEEKIEDKGHSGLTTLFPGQKRRISHLSKQGKEAEPVRRGPAPPARPPTAQEVCYRRAQQAQRDSATWLQATQQPAEKPSSIHISAPGEKRRIAHVPNPRLAAAPTGTKRALAASSSQPPSGPEPGSQPLKARTLSGMASKTTTTVTPKRVAHSPSLQSLKKPVIPKEFGGKVPTVIRQRYLNLFMEECLKFCSSNQEAVEQALNEEKVAYDRSPSKNIYLNVAVNTLKKLRGLVPSSAPGLNKTGGRRVVSHEMVLGGKLATKTSFSLSRPSSPRVEDLKGVALYGRLKEYLLTEDQLKENGYPFPHPERPGGAVIFTAEEKKPKDASCRICCRCGAEYLVSPSGRCVREEECYYHWGRLRRNRVAGGWETQYTCCSAAIGSTGCQVAKQHVQDGRKENLEGFVKTFDKELSEDAHPGVFALDCEMSYTTYGLELTRVTVVDTDMQVVYDTFVKPDNEIVDYNTRFSGVTEADLADTSISLRDVQAVLLSMFSADTVLIGHSLESDLLALKVIHSTVVDTSVLFPHRLGLPYKRSLRNLMADYLRQIIQDNVDGHSSSEDASACMHLVIWKIREDAKTKR
- the REXO1 gene encoding RNA exonuclease 1 homolog isoform X2 produces the protein MLRSTGFFRAIDCPYWAGAPGGPCRRPYCHFRHRGARGPGALGGGGAAPPAAGLGYDPYNPELPKPPVQRENGALVRGDEPRSDILELELVNQAIEAVRSEVELEQRRYQELLETAREHSSAEAPAVAPRGPAACPAAGLDEDAFPLSFDYNPGGRPGLLSPDASYQPTPLAAAAEAGSKYSLASLDRAQGHGGGGGSTLEYVPKAVSQPQRYGRPVPSSKYVLDDSKPSTDLEYDPLSNFSARLLSRASSKDDRAPKRPRGSRGSEPYTPALKKPCDPFAGCDARFSDSDDDAAAALPDVPITTSPPRSQAGPESKAPGQPGSRESQDAEEGGLRETKEMAVQYDVEDLGQSPKGPGGTPVAKPSSPARASREPGGSKQGRPKKKKSGALPAPGHKDGVRKKDRGKDGERGRPAGKPCADRRGPQAGSPRHRAEQPEGTKKKPSSATLVASSGKSRPDRGGVHQLPNRPGGKTVSGKLAERKARSLDEGASRDPPKLQKRALSHADLFGDESEDEGPGPAAPPAAPPHLSSTSDSDSDSDSDSSLGYSAAQGPRKRLKAPPPARPAPASPSSCSSSSSSSSSGVGGSVDYAALEKEVDFDSDPMEECLRIFNESTSVKTEDRGRLARQPPKEEKIEDKGHSGLTTLFPGQKRRISHLSKQGKEAEPVRRGPAPPARPPTAQEVCYRRAQQAQRDSATWLQATQQPAEKPSSIHISAPGEKRRIAHVPNPRLAAAPTGTKRALAASSSQPPSGPEPGSQPLKARTLSGMASKTTTTVTPKRVAHSPSLQSLKKPVIPKEFGGKVPTVIRQRYLNLFMEECLKFCSSNQEAVEQALNEEKVAYDRSPSKNIYLNVAVNTLKKLRGLVPSSAPGLNKTGGRRVVSHEMVLGGKLATKTSFSLSRPSSPRVEDLKGVALYGRLKEYLLTEDQLKENGYPFPHPERPGGAVIFTAEEKKPKDASCRICCRCGAEYLVSPSGRCVREEECYYHWGRLRRNRVAGGWETQYTCCSAAIGSTGCQVAKQHVQDGRKENLEGFVKTFDKELSEDAHPGVFALDCEMSYTTYGLELTRVTVVDTDMQVVYDTFVKPDNEIVDYNTRFSGVTEADLADTSISLRDVQAVLLSMFSADTVLIGHSLESDLLALKPPARRSSTAPWWTRPCSSRTAWASPTSAPCGTSWLTTSDRSSRTTWTGTAPARTPAPACTW
- the REXO1 gene encoding RNA exonuclease 1 homolog isoform X3 produces the protein MGSHSCVRTAGLGYDPYNPELPKPPVQRENGALVRGDEPRSDILELELVNQAIEAVRSEVELEQRRYQELLETAREHSSAEAPAVAPRGPAACPAAGLDEDAFPLSFDYNPGGRPGLLSPDASYQPTPLAAAAEAGSKYSLASLDRAQGHGGGGGSTLEYVPKAVSQPQRYGRPVPSSKYVLDDSKPSTDLEYDPLSNFSARLLSRASSKDDRAPKRPRGSRGSEPYTPALKKPCDPFAGCDARFSDSDDDAAAALPDVPITTSPPRSQAGPESKAPGQPGSRESQDAEEGGLRETKEMAVQYDVEDLGQSPKGPGGTPVAKPSSPARASREPGGSKQGRPKKKKSGALPAPGHKDGVRKKDRGKDGERGRPAGKPCADRRGPQAGSPRHRAEQPEGTKKKPSSATLVASSGKSRPDRGGVHQLPNRPGGKTVSGKLAERKARSLDEGASRDPPKLQKRALSHADLFGDESEDEGPGPAAPPAAPPHLSSTSDSDSDSDSDSSLGYSAAQGPRKRLKAPPPARPAPASPSSCSSSSSSSSSGVGGSVDYAALEKEVDFDSDPMEECLRIFNESTSVKTEDRGRLARQPPKEEKIEDKGHSGLTTLFPGQKRRISHLSKQGKEAEPVRRGPAPPARPPTAQEVCYRRAQQAQRDSATWLQATQQPAEKPSSIHISAPGEKRRIAHVPNPRLAAAPTGTKRALAASSSQPPSGPEPGSQPLKARTLSGMASKTTTTVTPKRVAHSPSLQSLKKPVIPKEFGGKVPTVIRQRYLNLFMEECLKFCSSNQEAVEQALNEEKVAYDRSPSKNIYLNVAVNTLKKLRGLVPSSAPGLNKTGGRRVVSHEMVLGGKLATKTSFSLSRPSSPRVEDLKGVALYGRLKEYLLTEDQLKENGYPFPHPERPGGAVIFTAEEKKPKDASCRICCRCGAEYLVSPSGRCVREEECYYHWGRLRRNRVAGGWETQYTCCSAAIGSTGCQVAKQHVQDGRKENLEGFVKTFDKELSEDAHPGVFALDCEMSYTTYGLELTRVTVVDTDMQVVYDTFVKPDNEIVDYNTRFSGVTEADLADTSISLRDVQAVLLSMFSADTVLIGHSLESDLLALKVIHSTVVDTSVLFPHRLGLPYKRSLRNLMADYLRQIIQDNVDGHSSSEDASACMHLVIWKIREDAKTKR